GACGCAGACGGCACAGAGACACTTCAGCAGGGACCCCGTGCAGCGAGCTCTACACCCTGGGTCCCTAGCCAACCCTGGAGGGCTGCAGGGGCCCCTCACCACCTGGCAGGGTGCTGGCCGAGGTGGCAGGAGCCgcctggaggagggagtgggcCAGGCTGTGGGTGCAATGCAGCATCTGGCCCGGGACCTGCTGCACCTGCCAGCACCTGCCGGAGCGGAGGGGAGGGCAGCACCCTGGCCCCAAGGGCCAGGTGTACCCCCAGGGAATTCTGAAGTCAGCAGGGAACAGCAAAGGCTGGCGGGAGGGGCTGCCACCCCCAGGGCAAGCCCCGCCCCTTCCCCACGTGGTTCCAGACCTCAGGTCCAGTGTCCACAGTGGTGGAGAGAGCTACGCCCGCAGTGTGGCCTCCGAGGGGACCCCCTTCCCAGGCAGGTGGGAGCTCCAACACGGGCGGGGCCGGGCTGCCCGGCGGTACTCACCGTGCAGCAGGGCATGAGGGCGGCGGGCTCCCTCCTCCGGGCTGGTCCTCCAGAGCTCGCTCAGCTCTGCCGGCCCCAGTGGGCTGTGCCTGCCGAGTGGGCTGTACCCGCCCAGCGGACCCTCAGCCAATGGCAGGGACCCGGCCGCCCCGCCCCCTGGCGGACGCTTTGTAATGGGACCCTGCTGGGCTGGTCCTGATGGAGTAACAGTGTCCTGGCCACCGCAGGTGTGGCAGGAACCCCACAGCCAGGGGTGGCGGCCAGCCAGGGCTGAGGGGTCTCCCTGCATGAGACGGTAGCTCTCAGGGTGTCTCAGAGACTTGCATCCCTACAGGTGCCGTGTCTGGGGCCAGCTTTCCCCTCCAGGAGGACCAGGACTGCAGCATCCTCCAGGCCACCGGGCAGACTGGTTGCAGGCAGGGCTGCAGTGGGGAGCGGGGTGGGGAGTGTGCAGTCTGGGTGTTACCTAACACCGGGAGCAGCTGCTTCCTCTGCAGCGGGTGTATCTGGGGCCTGCAGGGGGAGGCACACCGCCCACTGTTAAACATGAGAAGACCCCCCTGCCAGGCTTCCCATGGCCTTTGGTGGCCTTTCTCTTCAGGGACAGGTAGGCAAAGCCTGAGGCACACATAGGGTCAGCATGCCTAATGTCACACAGCAAGGTAGGGGCCCATGGAATTCTGGCCCTTTCTAGTGTTATTCCCAAAGCCTGAGCACCCAGCTCCCTCCCAGCACGATGCCCAGCTCAGCGCAGCCCAGTGCAGCCCAGctgtgcccagcccagcccagcccagcccagcccagcctagCTGTGCCCTGCTCAGCCCAGCCCAGTCCTATAGGGAGGGAAGGGCTGCAGAGCTGGGTCAAGAGGCTCTAGGGGCCACAAAGGTGGAGGTGGCCCCAAAGGCTTCTTATGGGCAGTTTCCAGGAAAGCAGCTGGACAATGACTTCAGTGCCTCTCCAGCATGTGTCAGCAGAGCTGTCCCTGGCCCTCTGATGTGGGCATCtctgcctcccatgtgctagtgTGGGGCGGGGCCAGGACAATTCCTGGGCGGCAAACCTCGCAGCACCCAGGAGATTGGCCATGGTCAAAAGACCCCAGGCTGCAGAGAGCAGCTCAGAGCGACCACCTGGGTGgctggccctgccctggcccctcTGCCCAGCACATTCTTATAAACATGAGGCTGGGGCCACTCCTTTGCCCAAACTTGTCCCATtggaaaggaaacagaagacCACGGAGGCCTTAGCCTGGGCGTGGACAACCACTGGCACCTCTGGACAAAGCACTGCGGGTGGGGGACTCTGTGTCTCAGTGTATCCTCCTCAGGGGGTCAGGAAGTGGACTGGAGTTCATGACATGCAGTAAGTGCTCAATCGATGCACAGTGCCATGCTCTTCCCCTCATTTGGCCCACTCGGGGACCCTTCCAGAAGGTGGCCTCTTCCATCTACAGAGGTGGAGGCAGAGTGTCCACTGACAAAGCATGCTCAGGATGGCCAGCCTGCTATCCCACGTGGGCCTTGAGGGGCAGCTCTGCAGAAGGAGGCTGCTCCGTGGTGGGCAAGACATGAGGAGTGGGTATAAGATGTCCTCTGGTCCATCTTGGGGGCTCTTGGCAATCTAGGCTTCCCGGGGCCAAGAATGCCCCGTAGGTCCTGGCCATCTTCCATCTCGTCTGACCCAACAGAGGGTGCCAACAGGACAGCAGCCCCGAGCACCATGGAGAGGGGCCAGATGGAACCTTCCAGATGTGCAGAATGCTACAGAATGGGGGCACCTGGCCATCCACCCACAGATGAGGAAGCAAGATGGCTGGCTGGGGGGCACCCAGCATGTCCTGTGGACAAGCCCAGCTCAGCTGCCCAACACAGCACCCGTGGGGACTTGCTCCCTAAACCTCGGAGGCAGGCCCTGGGACACTACTGCACAGAGTGGCTGCCTAGGCATTGGGAGTTTGGGGAGCTCCGCAGAGTGGAGCTGGGCCCTCTGCTATCCCCATATTGgtcaggtggacagcaggaggcCTTCCGTTTGTAGAGGACAGAGGACTGCCAGTCGACGCTCAGGGAAGGCTCGCGGAGGCTCAGGGCCATCTCGGCCTCCTTTTATTAAGAAGGGCAGCCATTTTATTCTGTCTGGCAGAGAGCATAAAGCCTACTTCGCAGAACCACAGGGTTTGGCAGGAGCCCCCAATCTAGCTGGGCATGACTTGGCAGTTCTCATTTGCCAGGGAACTTGTGAGTCTGAGCCAAGAGTGAAGCCCATCTATCTTCAGGCACCCCAACCTCCCTGCCTCTCTTagcctctccacctcctctcccggctctcctcctcctcctcccctcccctcggcctttcctctccttttctcccttccctcttccattcctcacctccctcttcctgttgcccccagcccctcctttttttccttgccCTCTCCCACCGTGTCTGTCTGATATTGATGGTGCCAGGTTGGAAACGTGGCTCCTGCAAACCGTGAGCATGGCTGCTGAGGAGGCTGACGTCAGCACATGATTCAGAGATGGCTGTAGCTGAATCTGGAGAACCTGGAGCCCTGCTCCGTGGAGGAGGCTCCTGCTCATCTGTGGCTGAGGGGACACTGAGGGTAAGGGAGGTCACTGGGTTTAGAGAAGGCTGTGAAGTGAGGTGAGGAGCTGGAGGACGTATGGCCCCTTCCTTCCACGTTCCTTCTTCCTGGGCAGACAGTCCGTGGATgacggtgatgatggtgatgatggagaCGGTGATGATGGTGACGGTGATGATAGTGACAGTCGTTATGGTAATGATGGtaatggtggggctggggttgtggctcattggtggcGCATCTGCACtcagtttgattctcagcactgcatataaataaataaaataaagttctatcaacaaataaaaaatatttttaagaaatggtaatggtgatgttgatggtggtgatgatgatagtggagatagtgatggtgatggtggtgatagagAATGATGATGGTGGctgtgataatggtgatgattgTGGTGGTCTTGGTGGTGgtcatgatgatggtgataatgatggtggtggtggtggtggtgatgatggggatagtgatggtgatggtggtggtggtggtgatgatggggaTAGTGATAGTGAggatggtggtgataatggtgatagtgatggtgaggGTGGtagtgataatgatggtggtgatggtggtgatgatggggatagtgatggtgatggtggtggtggtcatggtgatggtgatgatggtgatagtgatggtgatggtggtgatgatggggatagtgatggtgatggtggtggtggtggtgataatggggatagtgatggtgatggtggtggtggtgatgatggggatagtgatggtgatggtggtggtggtgatgatggggatagtgatggtgatggtggtggtggtggtgatgatggggatagtgatggtgatggtggtggtggtgatgatggggatagtgatggtgatggtggtggtggtggagaagaTGATGATGGTGGCTGGtgctagtgatggtgatgatggtggtggtggtgatgatggggatagtgatggtgatggtggtggtgatgatggggatagtgatggtgaggatggtggtgataatggtgatactgatggtgagggtggtggtgataatgatggtggtgatggtggtgatgatggggatagtgatggtgatggtggtggtggtggtcatggtgatggtgatgatggtgatagtgatggtgagggtggtggtgataatgatggtggtgatggtggtgatgatggggatagtgatggtgatggtggtggtggtggtcatggtgatggtgatgatggtgatagtgatggtgagggtggtggtgataatgatggtggtgatggtggtgatgatggggatagtgatggtgaggatggtggtgataatggtgatagtgatggtgagggtggtggtggtggtcatggtgatggtgatgatggtgatagtgatggtgagggtggtggtgataatgatggtggtgatggtggtgatgatggggataatgatggtggtgatggtggtgatgatggggaTAGtgatggtgagggtggtggtggtggtgatgatggggatagtgatggtgaggatggtggtgataatggtgatagtgatggtgagggtggtggtgataatgatggtggtgatggtggtgatgatggggatagtgatggtggtgatggtggtgatgatggggatagtgatggtgatagtggtggtggtggtcatggtgatggtgatgatggggATAGTAATGGTGAGGGTGGTGATGATAATGCTGATGGTGGTAGTGGTcgtggtggtgatgatggggatgctgatgatggtgatgatggagatGCTGGTGGCGGTGGTGATGGCGATCACAGTGGTGGTGATATTGATGTGATAAATGGGTGCCGTGCAGGGCCCTTGCCTGTGGCTGAATCACTGTGTTCTCTGGGTCCTCTGCATGTCCCTCTCTGGTTCTGCAGGTGTGATGCTGATGGTGAATTTCAGAGCCTATGAGAGCCAGTGGAGGCAACATTGGGGGTGAGGAGTAGCCCCCCCAAGTCTGCTCCAGAAAGGCTTCTTTGAGGGGGATCGGCCCCTCCCTGTGCCCTTGAGCAGCCTCGTAAAGAGGTGCTAAGGAGGAGGCAGCCTTGCCAGACCCTGGCTGGCTCCAGAGGGGGGGGCTCCACCTGTCTGCCGGGCTCCTGGCGAGCTGGGCCTGGCTCGCCTCCGGAGGTTGCCCAATGTACTCCTGGCCATTAGTCCTGCCCGGACCCCTGCAGCCCCCCACCGGAAGGCCCAGGTGTTTGTCTGGGGGGCAGGGCTAGGGGCCCATCTCCAACAGGCGGAGCCTCTGGGCTCCTGGGCGCGGCAGGTCCCATGGAACCCGGGGCATGGGGCTCCACGCCTGTCGGAAAAGGACCCGGGACGCGGCGCTGGCTCCCCGCGGCGGAGCTTCACTCTGCTCTGGATCCTCCAgtccagctgtgtgacctctgcAGGACCTGCTGGGGCCCCACCCTGGCGGGGATGTGGGTGCAGACGCATTTGCTTGCATCTCAAACACGAAGGACGTCATCATATCCACAAAGAATAGAGGGCCGCTCTTCCCGAGACACAGGCTCCTGCTCTTGTTTCCCCTGTTCACAAAAAGCTGGAGCCAAACCTCGCTTTTCTCTTCCACCTAGAAGAGGACGGTGCTGTGCAGTGACAGACCTGGATCCTGGCCGGCAGTGGAGAGGGTGTGGTGGGGCGAGGGGACGTGCCCGCCTGAGGCCCtgcccctccagcccctcccacGTGGCCAGGTGATGACGTGGGACAGGTTGGCAGCTTCTGACATTTGGGGGAGGCCAGGCACCTGGATTTTATGTGGAATCCCCTTTGTTCAGGGCTACCAGCTGTTCAGAAATATTTTGATTGCAGCCAGATGCCAACAAAGATGCATGTCTGCAGACCCTGTGGGTTTGGGCCTGGCCCAGGAGGTCACCCCAGAGGACCTGCCCTTCCTCTGGGGTCTGCTGAGCTCTCCTGTCAAGAGCGGCCTCTCTGATGCTACTGGAGATGCCCAGTGCCCTCGAGGGCGAAGACCCTCGGCAGCTCCAACGGTGGGTTGGAGGAGTGGGGTCTCTTCCCCAAGCCCCCTGCCCTGTGCTGAGGCGGCAGCACGGGAGTCACTTGTGGACAGATGGGGAGTTCTGGCTGGAAAAGGTCAGCAGGTAGGACGCCAGGTTGGGGCACAGGGAGGACAGTGCAGCTGTGGGGCCTCCCTGGGCCTCGGGCAGGTTTCTTCCAGGCCTGGCCTTTCTCCCTCCTGCCCAGGAGTGTGCGCGTGGACTGGCACCCACAGAAGGAAAACGTCACCTCCGCGGGTGAGGCTTCTTGGGGAGGAGGCTCTGACTGacaggtgaggggaggggagacgAGCGCATTTGGTAGCAGCCTGCCCAAGGCATCCAAACTCACTTTGCATGAGTTCTGTGGACCCACTGTGCGTCTTGGGCCCCGCTCACAGCCTTTCTGATTCTCTGGACACTCCAGCATCCTGTCGGTTCGGCTCATGCAGACCTTACGTGGCACTCTCAGTGGATGACCTCACTTGATCCACACACACCTGCAAGGCAGGCCCAGGCCGCATGGGCCCTTGGGATCCAGGTGCTGTGAAGTTCAGAATTGTTACTGTCCCTCTCTGAGTCTGGTAATGGCAGAGCAGCTGATATCAGATGGACCCTCCTGCTGTTACAGAGCCACAAACCCTGGAAGAGATAAAACCCGGGGATGTGAAGTCACAAGGGAGCATACAAAACCAGGCAGAAGCTGGGACACCATCCGTATGAGTTCCCcgtagctgctgtaacaaaggaCCACAAACGGAGGGGCTCCAGGCAGCACAGGCTTACCACTGAGCACTTTTGGGGCCACAGCCGGGGTGTTGGCAGCCGCACCCCTCTGGAGGCCCGGGGAGCACTGTCTTTGGCTGTTTCCGGCTCCAGGGGCTGCTTTTCTCCTGGTCTGTGGGCCCCTCTCCCATCCCCGCGGAACCTCTTCATCCCCACACGTCCCGTCGCCCACTCTGACCCGGCATGGGGCCGCCCATGACTCCAGGCCCCGGGCCCAGCTCGGGTCCTCCTGGGCATAACCTGCCTGGCTATCACTCGTGGGGCCTATTGTCTTACATCTTGGCCCCTTCAGCATGTTTGTGTCTTTGACTCTGAAGTGCGTGGTCTTGGCGACATGTGTTTGTCCGGCTGTGTTCCTGGGGAGCATGCGCACGTTACAGAGAACCTGGGCGTCTTTGGAAGGCCTTGCTCAGTCCCCCTTAAGAGCCAAGGGAAGTTGCGTAAGCTGCTCACGTTAGAGAGCGAATTAAAGCTTCCGAGGTAGAGGGAAAGGTGTGATAAGGACGAGCAGAAATCAGAGGACACAGAAGTCAGCCCAGAAAGATCCACAAGTAAAAGCCGGCTCTCTGAAGGACTGCGAGCCCCGACCAAGCCCCCGCCAGCCCAGGAGAGGGAGCCCCCGCCGCCTACACGCCCAGGAAAAGGGAGCAGCAGTCAGGTTCGACAGGCACAGGAGCCTCGCGGGGACTCCAGATACCACTTCATGCCGGCAGGCTCAAGCTCTGAGGACACGACAGACTCCTCGGGGGCAAAGACTTCCTGCAAGTGACACAGAAAAGGAACCTGAGCAGTCTGTGAGTTGAGAAATAGGACCTGAGTCGGGTGTCGTGGCcacccctgtgatcccagcagctctggaggctgaggcaggaggacggccagctcaaagccagcctcagcaacttagtgaggccctcagcacctcagggagaccccgtctctaaataaaatacaaaaaagggctgggctggggctcggtagttaagcacccctgggttcaatccctggtaccaaaaagaaaaaaatgagagagggagagaaaaaaatagcagtagaaccttaaaccctaaccctaaccctccagCCCAGACACCTGCTGAAGAGCGCTGGCTTAACTGGAACTGATCAGCAAACGTCGCGAGTCGGAAGGAAGGCTGTTGCATCAACTCAGAACCAGGCAGCCACCCACAGGTCCAGGTCATTAGGAAATGGAACGGGAAGTCCCTCTGCACCGTCCTGAGACACCCAGAATTCCTGAGGAGTGGATCTTACAAGAAGTCTACAAGACACCTGTACCCAAGACCGTGGAGGACAGACGGTGGACAGCAGGCAGGCCCAGAGGGAGTGGAGGGACGCGGCCCCTCGCCAGTCGGAGACCTTGACATCCTCCAGCTCTCAGTTCTCCCCAGGCATGTCCAGGGCTCCCTCACTGGGCCCTGAGCCACGGGTCCCTCTGCTGCCCGAGGGGCTGCTTCAGCCTCTGCTCAGGCACCTGCGGAAGGGCCCCCACTCCCGTCCAGGCTGCTGGGAGACCACCTGCTGTGCCGGGGACGGCCTTCTCTCCTCCTGGCCCCACACGGCCTTCCCAAgcctcttcctccaggaagcctcccctGCTTCCTCAGTGGGACATGGGACCCTCCCTTGGACTCCCCTAATGTTAGGGTGACCACATGATTTAACATCCAAACCAGAACTCTGGCCAGTAAAAAGGAGGCCAGGGGCACAGTCACAAACTGGGATTATCAAGGGCATGTGGGGACTAACGCCGCCTGACTGGGCTTCACACCGTCCTTGTGAGTGTGCCTGACCCTTCTCCAGACATCTCCTTGGGGATGGGAACCGCGGCAGGGACACACCCCAGCTCCAATCCAGGGTCCTGCACGGAGCAGCTTGGGTGGCCGGGCTGCGCTGTCTGATTCTGGCCAGGTGTGGGCTGTTCTGGAAGCTTCCAGACTTCAGGACCAGCCTGTCCCCTTCCCCTGCTGCACTGCAGTTGGTGGGACCAGTGATTCACTCTGCCTTGTCCTTCACCCATCGCCCATCCACCCAGCTGTCCACCTGTCCGTCCATGGGCTGGGTACCTCTGCAGCCCCTCTTCCCAGGCCCAGGAGAGAGGGGTGACTTGGCGGTGGCTCGGTGCCCTGCGGAGCCGGTCCTCTAGGGAGGACAACACAAGACTAAGTGTTGTGTCCGAGTTTGGTGGGGCCTTTGGGCGGGGGCTGCTGGGACATGGTGGTGACCTTGGTGCTCAGACAGGGCAGGCAGGCACAGGAGGGGTGGAGGACGGGGTGCCCACTGCCAGAGCCCCAGACACAAAGCAGGGCAGATGAGGCCAAGGGCAGGGGCACCAGCCGGCAGCACCTGGGCGGGCCAGGGTCAGGCAGGGGAGGCACCTGCTGCTCTGACCTTGAAGGTGAGGCCTGGCCGCCCTGTGAGGCCTCCCCACTTCATCGGGGCAAGgaagttttctgttttccttctcagTCTGCATCTGAGCAGTCAGGTGACTCACTGGAGGTCACCTGGCCAGAGAGCCGCCAGCAGGCAGGAGCTGGGCACTGCAGCCAGAGCCAGGAGGCTCTCCCTTCCTAGACAGACCACCCAGggacagccccagcccacagctgCTGGTGAGTTTTTTAGGACCAGGAGCGTGGCCGCTTCTCTCTGGGCCTGGGCTGGTGTCCCCGCGCCCCAGCAGCAGGCTCTGGGAGCCACAGTCCCTGTGTGTCCCCTCTGTCTAGACAGGGCTATTTATCATGAGCCCCAGACACAGCCAGCTGCTGGGCTGCCCACCTGTCCTCTGGGCACACAGATGGACAACCCCAGAGGGCCCTGCAGCTAATTCCTGGACTGAAAGCATGGGACTGACCCTGGGGCACCCTACCTTGGAAGCTGCCCCCTACTCTTATCCCATGCCCAGGACGTCTGGGGAggagccatgctccctctggggGTCTATGGTGAAGTTGGAAGGAGGGAGGCTGTTCACACCCTTCCCAGCCTCCCCACGCTGGGGGGCCTCCCCCGCCCCAGCCCACCAGACCAACAGAGCTGGGTGACCCCAGGCTCCGGGCAGTCGCCCCAGTTCTGGGTGGACTTATGAAAGGCCAGAATCCCGCAGGGGGACATTCTCTGGGTGGGGGCTGCAGCTGAGTTtccttctttctgtgtctgaacCTCCCCAAGTTCCCCACAGGGAGTAACACGTTGCTTCTCTAACGAGGAAAGCACAACTTGATCCAGCAGCTCAAAGGCAGCACAGGTGTCTGCGATAACAGATTGGcagagcatgaagagaaaggaatttaatttttttttttttctgagggtATGTCTTGAAAATCCCGCGAGTGGAGCCCTCTTTCACCAAAAACGAGGGCGGGCCTGTGGGCGCTCCATCTTGGTGCTCCTGCAGGACTGGAATGTTCCAACGCTGGCCACGAGGGGTCTGTCTTTTGGTTTGCGGGGGCCCCTCCTGAGCCTCAGCCCAGCCTGTGTGGGTTAAGTCATTAGAAAACCCGCAGAGTGACCTGCCCTCCGGGGGCTTCCGACTCCCCCTCCCGCCCCCGCCGTCTCCCCCCTCCTTTCCTGTGTTCTTTCTGGAACTCTGTGGGTCCAGCTGGCTAGGCACAACTGCGGTGGGGGGACCCTCGGCATGGCTACAGGTGAGCAGATGGGGGCAGGGGCCCCGCGGGGCCCTCACAGTGCACCCTGCAGGCCTGGAGGGTCCTCAGGTTCCTGAGAGGCTGGTGGGGAGGCCCAGCCTGCAGCGCGGGGTCCGCAGGGTGGTGAGGCAGCACCATCTGGTGGCCTGTGCTGGTGACACCAGGAGGCAGAGTTGGGAAGGCGGCCTGTATGGTCACCGGAGCCGTCTGTGAGTGGGACTCTGGACCTGAGGTTTTGGGGGGTGCCCACGAGGGTGAGGGAGGGGAACCAGCAACTCAGTTGAAGAATAGACTTTAGTGCAGAATCAGCTGCATGGCCCCGGGGCAGGATGTGAACATGGCCCCCTAAGGGCAACTGGGCACCTGCCTCGGAGCCAGAGGCCTGGGCTCCAGGCCATCAGCCCCCACCTTGGTGAGGGTGCCGGCTCTACCCCACGCTGCAGTCCCCCTGTGTGGGATGCAGGTGGCCGGGTGGGGAGGAGCAGACCTGGGCCTGCCTGCAGGTGTGTGTCCCCTGTGCCCCGGGTCCCCTCCCCAGAGACCTGATTctccccctgcctccccctgCAGGCTCGGCCCGTCCTTGGGTCCCAAGGCAGGAGCCGGGTGCTGGGTGGGCTTCTTACAGTCCTGGGAGGGTCTGAGCAAGGGCAGGGTCTCCTGATAGCTttggagatgggggagggagagcCACCCCTAGACGGGGCCCATGGGCAGGGACAGCCCCCCCGCCCCTGGCTGGGACCCCTCCCCCAGGGCCCTCTGCAGGACCGTCCTCAGTGGCTCCTGATGCCCAGGCTGCCGGCCCATCACAAAGTACATGAGGGGCTTGGCACTGCTGTCGATGCAGGCCAGGAGGGTGGCCAGCGGGAGGAAGATGGGCAGCAGGAAGTTCAGGATCGGCCGCAGGCTCCAGTAGAGGATGAAGGGCAGGCGGCAAAAAAGGAGCAGGACCCCCGAGCCCTGGACGATGCCACAGAACTTGGGGCGCGGGCGCTGGGAACAGCAGTTCACCCAGATGAAGAGCACCAGGCAGGCCCCCAAGGCCACGCACACCAGTGACAGCAGCCAGGTGACGCTGACCGCGTGGTAGCGGATGCAGGCCAGCAGGCGCGTGCCCTCACGCAGCAGGCCGCAGGCGTTGGCGGGCAGCAGCACGGCGGGCAGCGTCAGAGCCCAGACCAGGACGCAGAGGCCGGTGGAGGCGTGCTGGGGCCGGCAGCGCTGGTAGCAGGAGGGGAAGATGTCGGAGAGGCAGTGCTCGGCACTGAGGACCGCCAGCAGCCAGAGCCCTGCCGAGAACCATAGGAAGGTGACCACGAAGTAGAGCGTGTCCTGGGAGGAATCCAGCACAGCCTGGACGATGGAGAAGGCCACCTGGCAGGACAGGAACAGGAAGTCCGCGGCGGCCAGGTGCAGCAGGTAGGTGTTGAAGGGGCCCTTCTTGATGTGGAAGCCCAGGTTCCAGAGCACCAGCCCGTTGCCCAGCAGCCCCCCAACAGCGATGACCAGAGTCAGGTAGAAGAGGACGCTGTTGACCGTTCTCCAGAGGCTCAGTATGCCCAACATCTCAGCTGGCTGGCAGGCGTGTGGGCAGGAGCCTGTGAAGGGGGACGGATGCTGACCACCGGCGTCGGTGTGCCCGTGTGGCAGTCAGTAGGCACTGGATGCATCCCGCCAGGGCCATCCTGGTGCAGCTCCGGGCCCCCTCCCAGCTGCTGTGTGACCTCGGCCAGGGCTCAGCCCCCCGTCATGGTCAGGAGTGCCCAGCCCTTCACCACACTGTAGGTGCACGGTCCCCGGCCCCTCCTGTGGGCAGAGGTGTGTGCTGATTCCCATGTCCCCCCTGGCCAGCTGCCAGAGGGACAGCCCTGCAGAGGCCCAGCACATGCTGCAAGAGTGTCCTTGAGCACAGGGGACAGGCAGGGACCAGGAGGGAGGGTCTCCCCTCTGTCTTCTGTTAGGAGCCCCACAGGGGGTCCCACCCTAAGGCTGAAGCCACACTCCAGCTGAGATCCCCGCCCCAGAGGGTCTCTGGACGGCCCAGCAAAGTGTCCCAAGGACACTCCATCCTGGGCTGGGGGAggtcagggaggaggaggaggagggcagactAGTGGTGGGCTGAGaaggtggagaaggagggagacCCTCCTCCAGGCCTGAGCCAGTGGCTACTCCCTGAGGTTGGCAGAAGGAGAGCTGCCCAGGCGGCCACTCCAAAGCTCAGGCCAAAGGCAGGGACGTCAGAGCAGTCGCGGGGCTCTGGGTCCTCTCAGGACGCCGCTCAGGACGAGGGGAGAAAAGGGCACAGGTGTCTGTAGCCAGTGA
This portion of the Ictidomys tridecemlineatus isolate mIctTri1 chromosome 4, mIctTri1.hap1, whole genome shotgun sequence genome encodes:
- the Mrgprg gene encoding mas-related G-protein coupled receptor member G, with product MLGILSLWRTVNSVLFYLTLVIAVGGLLGNGLVLWNLGFHIKKGPFNTYLLHLAAADFLFLSCQVAFSIVQAVLDSSQDTLYFVVTFLWFSAGLWLLAVLSAEHCLSDIFPSCYQRCRPQHASTGLCVLVWALTLPAVLLPANACGLLREGTRLLACIRYHAVSVTWLLSLVCVALGACLVLFIWVNCCSQRPRPKFCGIVQGSGVLLLFCRLPFILYWSLRPILNFLLPIFLPLATLLACIDSSAKPLMYFVMGRQPGHQEPLRTVLQRALGEGSQPGAGGLSLPMGPV